A section of the Xiphias gladius isolate SHS-SW01 ecotype Sanya breed wild chromosome 10, ASM1685928v1, whole genome shotgun sequence genome encodes:
- the slc18b1 gene encoding MFS-type transporter SLC18B1 isoform X1: MDPHVDPRQRDNSSPAEPTDPPPRMTRQQTLTLISMASVNFSSMICYSILGPFFPMEAVKKGASQTVVGLIFGCYAVSNLIGSLLLGKYIVQIGAKFMLVTGLFVSSVCTILFGLLDRVPAGPVFIALCFIVRSVDAVGFSAAMTSSFALTAKIFPNNVATVFGSLEIFTGLGLIMGPPVGGWFYQSFGYEVPFLLLGCFLLVMVPFNIYILPTIDADPSKDSFFQLLTHVKIVLLCYVIFTLSAGLGFLDATLSLFVMEKFNLSPGYVGLVMLGLSLPYCLASPLMGYCTDKYPATRSWFMVIGGIATAAGFCLIGPVPFLHIPSQLWLLVVMLGVIGASLGMTSIPTFPEIIACAYEKGFEEGLSTLGMVSGLFGAVWSLGMFYGPIVGGLITQHLSFEWAAAVQGGLGFLSAFLLALHYLCQRPQSTPEEGRRQTEETTPLLND; the protein is encoded by the exons atgGACCCGCACGTTGACCCTCGGCAAAGAG ACAACAGCTCTCCGGCTGAACCCACAGACCCCCCCCCGAGGATGACAAGACAACAGACTCTCACCTTAATATCAATGGCATCCGTCAACTTCAGTTCAATGATCTGCTACTCAATATTAGGCCCATTTTTCCCCATGGAG GCAGTAAAGAAAGGAGCCAGTCAGACTGTGGTTGGTCTCATATTTGGCTGCTACGCTGTTTCTAATTTAATTGGTTCATTGTTACTGGGAAAATAT ATTGTCCAGATTGGCGCAAAGTTCATGCTCGTCACGGGACTTTTTGTGTCGTCGGTCTGCACCATTCTGTTTGG ATTACTTGATCGGGTTCCCGCGGGACCTGTTTTTATTGCTCTGTGCTTTATAGTGAGGTCTGTCGACGCCGTGGGCTTTTCTGCCGCCATGACCTCCTCTTTTGCATTGACAGCAAAAATATTCCCAAACAATGTGGCAACTGTTTTT ggTAGTTTGGAGATTTTCACAGGACTTGGCCTCATCATGGGGCCACCGGTAGGAGGGTGGTTCTATCAGTCATTCGGATATGAAGTCCCTTTTTTGCTTCTTGGGTGTTTCCTGTTGGTTATGGTTCCCTTCAACATTTACATCTTGCCAACTATAG ATGCAGACCCCTCGAAGGATTCGTTCTTTCAGCTTCTCACCCACGTGAAAATAGTCCTGCTCTGCTATGTGATTTTCACTCTTAGTGCAGGTCTGGGCTTCTTGGATGCCACGTTGTCCTTGTTTGTTATGGAGAAG TTCAATCTCTCGCCTGGCTACGTGGGACTCGTCATGCTCGGTTTGTCGTTACCATACTGCCTGGCATCACCGCTGATGGGTTATTGCACTGATAAATATCCT GCCACTAGGAGTTGGTTCATGGTGATAGGTGGTATCGCCACAGCAGCCGGGTTCTGTCTGATTGGTCCCGTTCCTTTCCTTCACATCCCGAG tcAGCTGTGGTTACTGGTCGTCATGCTTGGTGTAATTGGGGCTTCTCTGGGCATGACTTCAATCCCCACGTTCCCCGAGATCATCGCATGTGCATA TGAAAAAGGATTTGAAGAAGGACTAAGTACTCTTGGAATGGTTTCCGGGCTGTTTGGTGCAGTCTGGTCCTTGGG gATGTTTTATGGCCCGATAGTGGGTGGCCTTATCACACAACATTTGAGCTTTGAGTGGGCAGCTGCAGTCCAAGGAGGCTTGGGGTTTTTGTCT GCCTTTCTCCTCGCTCTGCATTATCTCTGTCAACGACCACAAAG CACCCCAGAGGAGGGGCGTAGACAAACAGAAGAAACCACTCCTCTGCTGAACGACTGA
- the slc18b1 gene encoding MFS-type transporter SLC18B1 isoform X3, producing MTGSVLLIGGKKSQAVKKGASQTVVGLIFGCYAVSNLIGSLLLGKYIVQIGAKFMLVTGLFVSSVCTILFGLLDRVPAGPVFIALCFIVRSVDAVGFSAAMTSSFALTAKIFPNNVATVFGSLEIFTGLGLIMGPPVGGWFYQSFGYEVPFLLLGCFLLVMVPFNIYILPTIDADPSKDSFFQLLTHVKIVLLCYVIFTLSAGLGFLDATLSLFVMEKFNLSPGYVGLVMLGLSLPYCLASPLMGYCTDKYPATRSWFMVIGGIATAAGFCLIGPVPFLHIPSQLWLLVVMLGVIGASLGMTSIPTFPEIIACAYEKGFEEGLSTLGMVSGLFGAVWSLGMFYGPIVGGLITQHLSFEWAAAVQGGLGFLSAFLLALHYLCQRPQSTPEEGRRQTEETTPLLND from the exons ATGACTGGCTCTGTTTTGCTCATTGGAGGGAAAAAGTCTCAG GCAGTAAAGAAAGGAGCCAGTCAGACTGTGGTTGGTCTCATATTTGGCTGCTACGCTGTTTCTAATTTAATTGGTTCATTGTTACTGGGAAAATAT ATTGTCCAGATTGGCGCAAAGTTCATGCTCGTCACGGGACTTTTTGTGTCGTCGGTCTGCACCATTCTGTTTGG ATTACTTGATCGGGTTCCCGCGGGACCTGTTTTTATTGCTCTGTGCTTTATAGTGAGGTCTGTCGACGCCGTGGGCTTTTCTGCCGCCATGACCTCCTCTTTTGCATTGACAGCAAAAATATTCCCAAACAATGTGGCAACTGTTTTT ggTAGTTTGGAGATTTTCACAGGACTTGGCCTCATCATGGGGCCACCGGTAGGAGGGTGGTTCTATCAGTCATTCGGATATGAAGTCCCTTTTTTGCTTCTTGGGTGTTTCCTGTTGGTTATGGTTCCCTTCAACATTTACATCTTGCCAACTATAG ATGCAGACCCCTCGAAGGATTCGTTCTTTCAGCTTCTCACCCACGTGAAAATAGTCCTGCTCTGCTATGTGATTTTCACTCTTAGTGCAGGTCTGGGCTTCTTGGATGCCACGTTGTCCTTGTTTGTTATGGAGAAG TTCAATCTCTCGCCTGGCTACGTGGGACTCGTCATGCTCGGTTTGTCGTTACCATACTGCCTGGCATCACCGCTGATGGGTTATTGCACTGATAAATATCCT GCCACTAGGAGTTGGTTCATGGTGATAGGTGGTATCGCCACAGCAGCCGGGTTCTGTCTGATTGGTCCCGTTCCTTTCCTTCACATCCCGAG tcAGCTGTGGTTACTGGTCGTCATGCTTGGTGTAATTGGGGCTTCTCTGGGCATGACTTCAATCCCCACGTTCCCCGAGATCATCGCATGTGCATA TGAAAAAGGATTTGAAGAAGGACTAAGTACTCTTGGAATGGTTTCCGGGCTGTTTGGTGCAGTCTGGTCCTTGGG gATGTTTTATGGCCCGATAGTGGGTGGCCTTATCACACAACATTTGAGCTTTGAGTGGGCAGCTGCAGTCCAAGGAGGCTTGGGGTTTTTGTCT GCCTTTCTCCTCGCTCTGCATTATCTCTGTCAACGACCACAAAG CACCCCAGAGGAGGGGCGTAGACAAACAGAAGAAACCACTCCTCTGCTGAACGACTGA
- the slc18b1 gene encoding MFS-type transporter SLC18B1 isoform X2 codes for MDPHVDPRQRDNSSPAEPTDPPPRMTRQQTLTLISMASVNFSSMICYSILGPFFPMEAVKKGASQTVVGLIFGCYAVSNLIGSLLLGKYIVQIGAKFMLVTGLFVSSVCTILFGLLDRVPAGPVFIALCFIVRSVDAVGFSAAMTSSFALTAKIFPNNVATVFGSLEIFTGLGLIMGPPVGGWFYQSFGYEVPFLLLGCFLLVMVPFNIYILPTIDADPSKDSFFQLLTHVKIVLLCYVIFTLSAGLGFLDATLSLFVMEKFNLSPGYVGLVMLGLSLPYCLASPLMGYCTDKYPATRSWFMVIGGIATAAGFCLIGPVPFLHIPSQLWLLVVMLGVIGASLGMTSIPTFPEIIACAYEKGFEEGLSTLGMVSGLFGAVWSLGPFSSLCIISVNDHKAPQRRGVDKQKKPLLC; via the exons atgGACCCGCACGTTGACCCTCGGCAAAGAG ACAACAGCTCTCCGGCTGAACCCACAGACCCCCCCCCGAGGATGACAAGACAACAGACTCTCACCTTAATATCAATGGCATCCGTCAACTTCAGTTCAATGATCTGCTACTCAATATTAGGCCCATTTTTCCCCATGGAG GCAGTAAAGAAAGGAGCCAGTCAGACTGTGGTTGGTCTCATATTTGGCTGCTACGCTGTTTCTAATTTAATTGGTTCATTGTTACTGGGAAAATAT ATTGTCCAGATTGGCGCAAAGTTCATGCTCGTCACGGGACTTTTTGTGTCGTCGGTCTGCACCATTCTGTTTGG ATTACTTGATCGGGTTCCCGCGGGACCTGTTTTTATTGCTCTGTGCTTTATAGTGAGGTCTGTCGACGCCGTGGGCTTTTCTGCCGCCATGACCTCCTCTTTTGCATTGACAGCAAAAATATTCCCAAACAATGTGGCAACTGTTTTT ggTAGTTTGGAGATTTTCACAGGACTTGGCCTCATCATGGGGCCACCGGTAGGAGGGTGGTTCTATCAGTCATTCGGATATGAAGTCCCTTTTTTGCTTCTTGGGTGTTTCCTGTTGGTTATGGTTCCCTTCAACATTTACATCTTGCCAACTATAG ATGCAGACCCCTCGAAGGATTCGTTCTTTCAGCTTCTCACCCACGTGAAAATAGTCCTGCTCTGCTATGTGATTTTCACTCTTAGTGCAGGTCTGGGCTTCTTGGATGCCACGTTGTCCTTGTTTGTTATGGAGAAG TTCAATCTCTCGCCTGGCTACGTGGGACTCGTCATGCTCGGTTTGTCGTTACCATACTGCCTGGCATCACCGCTGATGGGTTATTGCACTGATAAATATCCT GCCACTAGGAGTTGGTTCATGGTGATAGGTGGTATCGCCACAGCAGCCGGGTTCTGTCTGATTGGTCCCGTTCCTTTCCTTCACATCCCGAG tcAGCTGTGGTTACTGGTCGTCATGCTTGGTGTAATTGGGGCTTCTCTGGGCATGACTTCAATCCCCACGTTCCCCGAGATCATCGCATGTGCATA TGAAAAAGGATTTGAAGAAGGACTAAGTACTCTTGGAATGGTTTCCGGGCTGTTTGGTGCAGTCTGGTCCTTGGG GCCTTTCTCCTCGCTCTGCATTATCTCTGTCAACGACCACAAAG CACCCCAGAGGAGGGGCGTAGACAAACAGAAGAAACCACTCCTCTGCTGA